From Anaerobacillus alkaliphilus, the proteins below share one genomic window:
- the pfkB gene encoding 1-phosphofructokinase: MIYTCTLNPSIDYIVEVEDVKLGSLNRATKTAYYPGGKGINVSRVLSRLGSSSTALGYIGGFTGAFIRDVLAKSGIANDFIEVNEPTRINIKLKTGKETEINGLGASITKEEESKLFEKISALSTEDFLVLAGSLPPNVSADFYSLIAKLCFEKNIPFIVDTSGVALEGILHYEPFLVKPNEHELGELFGVAITSLEEAVNYGKKLHEKGPKNVIVSLGSKGAVLINDRVIAHANVPKGELKNSVGAGDSLVAGFVLASVSKKNDLEALKYGIACGSATAFSLDLCEKLDVEKLLPEIKINILS; this comes from the coding sequence ATGATCTATACTTGCACATTAAATCCATCGATTGATTATATAGTTGAGGTTGAAGATGTGAAGCTCGGTTCATTAAATCGCGCAACGAAAACGGCCTATTATCCAGGTGGTAAAGGTATTAATGTTTCTAGAGTATTATCGAGATTGGGTAGCTCTAGTACTGCATTAGGTTATATCGGAGGTTTTACTGGTGCCTTTATCCGTGATGTTCTCGCCAAATCTGGAATAGCTAATGATTTCATCGAAGTAAATGAACCCACAAGAATTAACATCAAATTAAAGACTGGCAAAGAAACTGAAATTAATGGTCTCGGAGCATCAATTACCAAAGAAGAGGAAAGTAAACTATTCGAAAAAATCTCTGCCTTATCAACTGAAGATTTTCTAGTTTTAGCAGGTAGCCTTCCACCAAACGTTTCAGCAGACTTTTACAGTTTAATTGCAAAGCTATGTTTTGAAAAAAATATTCCTTTTATCGTAGATACCTCAGGTGTAGCACTTGAAGGAATTTTACACTATGAACCTTTCCTAGTGAAACCAAATGAACATGAACTAGGTGAGTTGTTCGGTGTAGCGATTACTAGTTTAGAAGAAGCAGTTAATTACGGTAAAAAACTCCATGAAAAAGGTCCGAAAAACGTGATTGTTTCTTTAGGAAGCAAAGGAGCGGTCCTTATAAATGATAGAGTAATAGCTCATGCCAACGTCCCAAAGGGAGAGTTGAAAAATTCTGTTGGTGCAGGAGACTCTTTAGTTGCTGGATTTGTTTTGGCTTCTGTCTCTAAGAAGAATGATCTTGAAGCACTTAAGTATGGGATTGCTTGTGGAAGTGCGACCGCATTCTCGTTAGATTTATGCGAAAAGTTGGATGTTGAAAAGCTTTTACCAGAAATAAAAATAAATATTTTAAGTTAA
- a CDS encoding MFS transporter: MWKNRNVWILLCGELIAGIGLWTGIIGNLEFLQQHVPSDFMKSLILFTGLLAGVMVAPLAGRIIDSYSKKKVMIYASFGRMLSVLFMFLAIEFGSVFWMICFMIAIQLSAAFYFPALQALIPVVVGEKDLLQMNGAHMNMTTIARIIGTALAGVMLVFVSLYSLYLASFVAYGLLLLSTFLLVVEEDEKIVPGVKKDKKAASFKEVLPLLRGVPIAMMALILTLIPMFFLGGFNLMVISISDLQQDATIKGLIYTVEGCCFMLGAFLVKRVSEKVDQVKFMFIITTVVAITHLSLYFAEFKWLALSSFGIFGFAIGFFFPITATIFQTKIPKEYHGRFFSFRSMLDRVMFQVVLLATGLFLDTIGFQYMVLVFGVISLSMIAFFGLRYIKTPFQDQPLPTEQKAGSI, translated from the coding sequence ATGTGGAAAAATAGGAATGTATGGATTTTATTATGTGGTGAATTAATTGCAGGTATAGGTTTATGGACAGGGATTATCGGAAATCTTGAATTCCTACAACAGCACGTACCTTCAGATTTTATGAAATCATTAATCTTATTTACGGGTTTGTTGGCAGGGGTAATGGTAGCGCCATTAGCAGGTAGAATTATAGACTCATATAGTAAAAAGAAAGTAATGATTTATGCAAGTTTTGGTAGAATGCTCAGTGTATTATTTATGTTTCTCGCCATCGAGTTTGGTTCTGTTTTTTGGATGATCTGTTTCATGATAGCCATCCAGTTGTCGGCTGCCTTCTATTTTCCAGCATTACAAGCACTCATTCCTGTCGTTGTCGGAGAAAAGGATTTACTACAGATGAATGGTGCTCATATGAATATGACAACGATCGCAAGGATTATTGGGACTGCTTTAGCTGGCGTGATGCTTGTTTTCGTTAGCTTATACTCACTATACTTAGCATCTTTTGTAGCGTACGGATTACTACTCCTCTCAACGTTTCTGTTAGTAGTCGAGGAAGATGAGAAGATAGTACCAGGTGTAAAAAAGGATAAAAAAGCTGCTAGTTTTAAGGAAGTTCTCCCTCTCTTAAGGGGAGTTCCAATTGCAATGATGGCCTTAATTTTAACGCTTATTCCTATGTTCTTCTTAGGTGGTTTTAATTTAATGGTTATTTCCATCAGTGATCTTCAGCAAGATGCAACGATTAAAGGGTTAATCTATACGGTTGAAGGTTGTTGCTTTATGTTAGGAGCATTTCTTGTAAAGCGTGTTTCTGAAAAAGTAGATCAAGTGAAGTTTATGTTTATTATTACAACAGTAGTTGCTATCACACATCTCTCTTTATATTTTGCCGAATTTAAGTGGTTGGCACTTTCATCGTTCGGAATTTTTGGCTTTGCGATTGGCTTTTTCTTTCCGATTACAGCCACGATATTCCAAACGAAAATTCCAAAAGAATACCATGGTCGTTTTTTCTCGTTTAGAAGTATGTTAGATCGGGTTATGTTCCAAGTAGTCTTATTAGCTACCGGATTATTTTTAGATACGATAGGGTTTCAGTATATGGTATTAGTCTTTGGGGTTATATCACTAAGTATGATTGCCTTTTTTGGATTACGGTATATAAAGACACCTTTTCAAGATCAGCCATTACCAACCGAACAAAAAGCCGGTTCAATTTAA
- a CDS encoding PTS fructose transporter subunit IIABC yields MKITDLLTRETIELNLHETQKEAVIDELIRKLDSAGKLVDTKKFKEAILAREAQSTTGIGEGIAIPHAKTSAVRTPAIVFGRSKAGVNYEALDGQPSHLFFMIAASEGANNEHLQTLSRLSTFLMDVNFRTKLEKATTVDEVLEAINQKEAEVLEEEKPVAKKGSILAVTACPTGIAHTFMAADALKGKAKELGFTIKVETNGSAGVENELTDAEIQDAVAIIVAADTAVEMDRFHGKHVIQVPVAQAIKTPKELIEKASKQDAPVYKGTGGSKKADAKNERGGFYKHIMNGVSNMLPFVVGGGILIALSFIFGIEAFDPDHESYHPIAEALMTIGGGNAFGLMIPVLAGFIAMSIANRPGFAPGMVGGLMAASGGAGFLGGLIAGFLAGYLVLGLRKVFSGLPKSLEGIKPVLLYPVFGILITGLVMLYIVIEPVVALNTALENWLGNMGTGNLVLLGLILGGMMAIDMGGPINKAAFTFGIAMIDAGNLAPHAAVMAGGMVPPLGIALATTFFKKKFTKAEKDAGKTNYVMGMSFITEGAIPFAAADPGRVIPSVIVGSAIAGALTMMFGIGLPAPHGGFFVIPLVNGNPLMYLVAILVGAAVTAVMLGFLKKDAKE; encoded by the coding sequence ATGAAGATAACAGATTTACTAACAAGAGAAACAATCGAATTAAACCTTCATGAAACTCAGAAGGAAGCTGTTATTGATGAGTTAATTCGTAAGCTGGACTCTGCTGGGAAACTAGTAGATACAAAGAAGTTTAAAGAAGCAATATTGGCACGTGAAGCGCAAAGCACAACGGGAATTGGTGAAGGTATTGCAATTCCACATGCTAAGACAAGCGCTGTCCGTACACCTGCGATCGTTTTTGGACGTTCAAAAGCTGGTGTTAACTATGAAGCGTTAGATGGGCAACCTAGTCATTTGTTCTTCATGATTGCTGCTAGTGAAGGAGCGAATAACGAGCACTTGCAAACATTATCACGTTTATCAACGTTCTTAATGGATGTTAACTTCCGTACGAAGCTTGAGAAGGCTACAACAGTAGATGAAGTGCTAGAAGCAATTAACCAGAAAGAAGCAGAAGTTTTAGAAGAAGAGAAACCAGTCGCGAAAAAAGGTTCAATTCTAGCCGTTACAGCTTGTCCAACTGGAATTGCACATACATTTATGGCGGCAGACGCCCTAAAAGGGAAAGCAAAAGAATTAGGATTTACAATTAAAGTAGAGACGAATGGTTCTGCTGGAGTTGAGAACGAGTTAACAGATGCAGAAATTCAAGATGCGGTTGCAATTATTGTTGCTGCTGATACGGCGGTTGAAATGGATCGCTTTCATGGCAAGCATGTCATTCAAGTACCAGTTGCCCAAGCAATTAAAACTCCAAAAGAATTAATTGAAAAAGCAAGTAAACAAGACGCACCTGTTTACAAAGGAACTGGTGGATCGAAAAAAGCAGATGCGAAGAACGAAAGAGGCGGTTTCTACAAGCATATTATGAACGGTGTTTCTAACATGCTACCGTTTGTTGTTGGTGGAGGTATACTAATTGCTCTTTCTTTCATCTTTGGGATTGAAGCATTTGATCCTGACCACGAATCTTATCATCCGATTGCTGAAGCATTAATGACAATTGGTGGTGGAAATGCATTTGGATTAATGATCCCAGTATTAGCTGGTTTTATTGCAATGAGTATTGCAAATCGTCCAGGTTTTGCTCCAGGTATGGTTGGGGGATTAATGGCTGCTAGTGGTGGCGCAGGATTTTTAGGTGGCTTAATTGCCGGTTTCCTTGCTGGGTATCTAGTACTAGGATTACGCAAAGTGTTCAGTGGATTACCGAAATCGTTAGAAGGTATAAAGCCAGTTTTACTTTACCCTGTATTTGGTATCCTAATTACCGGTTTGGTTATGCTTTACATCGTTATTGAGCCAGTTGTAGCTTTAAATACAGCGCTTGAAAATTGGTTAGGAAATATGGGTACTGGAAATCTTGTATTATTAGGATTAATTCTTGGTGGTATGATGGCGATTGATATGGGTGGCCCAATTAATAAAGCAGCCTTTACATTTGGTATTGCCATGATTGATGCTGGAAACTTAGCCCCACATGCTGCGGTTATGGCAGGTGGAATGGTTCCACCACTAGGAATTGCTCTAGCGACAACATTCTTCAAAAAGAAATTTACAAAAGCAGAAAAAGATGCGGGGAAAACAAACTATGTCATGGGGATGTCGTTTATTACTGAAGGCGCTATTCCGTTTGCAGCAGCAGACCCAGGCCGTGTTATCCCATCAGTAATTGTTGGTTCTGCAATTGCCGGTGCTTTGACAATGATGTTTGGAATTGGCTTACCAGCTCCTCACGGCGGTTTCTTCGTAATCCCGTTAGTGAACGGTAATCCACTGATGTATCTAGTAGCAATTTTAGTAGGTGCAGCCGTAACTGCTGTAATGCTAGGCTTCCTAAAGAAAGACGCAAAAGAATAA
- a CDS encoding DeoR/GlpR family DNA-binding transcription regulator, whose amino-acid sequence MLTPERHRIILDLLANKEVVKLQEFVDATESSESTIRRDLSQLESEKKLKRVHGGASLLQQKGEELSVLEKSTKNVEEKELIARYAASLIRDNDCIYLDAGTTAFLMIPHIQANKVKVVTNGLTHLESLLEHDIETYITGGLIKPKTRALIGRGAIEGIEQYRFDKCFIGVNGIHNEFGYTTPDPEEATVKKRVMNLSQQCFILADHSKFNEITFSKIADLQHATILTNENEEDILKDYLTKTTIKVVTT is encoded by the coding sequence ATGCTAACTCCTGAAAGACATCGGATTATTTTAGACTTGTTAGCTAATAAAGAAGTTGTAAAACTTCAAGAATTTGTAGATGCAACAGAATCATCCGAATCTACAATTCGTCGCGATCTAAGTCAGCTAGAAAGTGAAAAAAAATTAAAGCGTGTTCATGGTGGTGCTTCTTTACTTCAACAAAAAGGTGAAGAACTAAGTGTTCTTGAAAAGTCTACAAAAAATGTAGAAGAGAAGGAACTAATCGCTAGGTATGCCGCTTCACTAATACGTGATAATGATTGTATTTATCTAGATGCAGGAACCACTGCGTTCCTAATGATACCTCATATTCAAGCTAATAAAGTCAAAGTAGTAACTAATGGACTTACACACCTAGAGTCGTTACTCGAACATGACATAGAAACCTATATTACAGGTGGATTAATTAAGCCGAAGACTCGTGCATTAATTGGACGAGGAGCAATTGAAGGAATAGAGCAATATCGTTTCGATAAATGTTTCATTGGTGTAAATGGAATTCATAACGAATTTGGGTATACGACTCCAGACCCAGAGGAAGCAACTGTGAAAAAACGGGTAATGAACTTATCTCAGCAATGCTTCATTTTAGCTGACCATTCGAAATTTAATGAAATCACTTTCTCGAAGATTGCTGATCTACAGCATGCAACGATCCTGACTAACGAGAACGAGGAAGACATCCTGAAGGATTATCTAACGAAAACGACAATAAAGGTAGTGACAACATGA
- a CDS encoding glycine betaine uptake BCCT transporter: MKEKRVGSVFYISVSVIILFVLWGFIFPNHLEEQAANALAFTTNAFGWFYLMATFFFLAFAFYLAFGPYGKIKLGDDDDEPEYSFFTWFAMLFSAGMGIGLVFWGVAEPIYHFITPPLNLAEGFTPDAARYALRYSFFHWGLHPWAIYTIIALALAYSQYRKGESGLISATFRPLIGDRVDGPIGKGIDTLAAIATAAGVATSLGLGTLQINGGLSYIFGIPNNVSIQLTIIFIVTILYMISSTTGLNRGIRYLSNLNLGLAIGLLAFVLIMGPSAFILEAFTTTIGAYLGNIIPMSFRMTPFSQGTWVGAWTLFYWAWWVAWAPFVGTFIARVSRGRTIKEFVLGVLLVPSIFGAIWFATFGGSAIYFDIFENRGISDAVSSDVTTALFITLEQFPLGMVLALLATFLIITFFITSADSATFVLGMITSRGVLNPANSTKLTWGVLQSSVAAVLLWSGGLNGLQTASIVAALPFAVIMVFMILSITKALNEEVREEKRKEKKRRKKLDELLKQQMDQ, encoded by the coding sequence ATGAAGGAAAAAAGAGTTGGATCAGTTTTTTATATCTCAGTTTCAGTTATTATCTTATTTGTTTTATGGGGGTTTATCTTTCCTAATCATTTAGAGGAACAAGCTGCAAATGCGCTTGCCTTCACTACTAATGCATTTGGATGGTTTTATTTAATGGCTACGTTCTTCTTTTTAGCATTTGCCTTTTATTTAGCGTTTGGTCCATATGGGAAAATCAAACTTGGTGATGATGATGATGAACCTGAATACTCGTTTTTTACCTGGTTTGCGATGCTATTTTCTGCCGGAATGGGGATTGGACTAGTATTCTGGGGAGTAGCTGAACCTATTTATCATTTCATAACACCTCCACTGAATTTAGCAGAGGGATTTACGCCTGATGCAGCCCGTTACGCTCTAAGATATTCTTTCTTCCACTGGGGTTTACACCCTTGGGCGATCTACACCATCATCGCTTTAGCACTTGCCTATTCACAGTATCGAAAAGGAGAGTCCGGGTTAATTAGTGCGACTTTTAGACCTTTAATTGGCGATCGGGTTGATGGTCCTATCGGAAAAGGGATTGATACATTAGCAGCAATAGCAACTGCTGCAGGAGTTGCAACATCACTCGGTCTTGGTACATTACAAATTAATGGTGGTCTATCTTATATCTTTGGTATACCTAATAATGTCTCTATTCAACTAACCATTATTTTCATTGTCACAATCTTATACATGATCTCTTCTACAACAGGCTTAAATCGGGGGATTAGATATTTAAGTAATCTTAACCTTGGTCTTGCGATCGGATTATTGGCTTTCGTTTTAATTATGGGACCGTCTGCTTTTATTCTTGAAGCTTTTACAACTACTATTGGTGCATATCTCGGTAACATCATTCCCATGAGTTTTCGAATGACACCCTTTTCACAAGGAACTTGGGTCGGAGCATGGACATTATTTTACTGGGCATGGTGGGTTGCTTGGGCTCCTTTCGTAGGAACGTTTATTGCGCGAGTTTCAAGAGGTAGAACAATCAAAGAATTCGTATTAGGTGTTTTACTTGTACCATCCATTTTTGGCGCAATTTGGTTCGCCACTTTCGGTGGGTCTGCAATTTATTTCGATATATTTGAAAACCGTGGAATATCAGATGCAGTCAGTTCAGATGTAACGACAGCTTTATTTATAACACTCGAACAATTCCCATTAGGCATGGTGTTGGCGCTATTAGCTACATTTCTAATCATAACCTTTTTTATCACATCTGCTGACTCTGCCACATTTGTTCTTGGGATGATCACCTCAAGAGGGGTATTAAATCCTGCCAACTCGACAAAGTTAACCTGGGGCGTACTACAATCATCAGTAGCTGCTGTCCTACTATGGAGTGGTGGGCTAAACGGTCTTCAAACCGCTTCTATCGTCGCCGCCCTACCATTTGCTGTGATCATGGTGTTCATGATCCTTTCAATTACAAAAGCATTGAATGAAGAAGTTAGAGAAGAAAAACGAAAAGAAAAGAAGCGTAGAAAAAAGTTGGATGAACTTTTAAAACAGCAGATGGACCAATAA
- a CDS encoding phosphocarrier protein HPr yields MEKVFEITSDAGLHARPATVLVHSVNAFESDVNVEYNGRSVNLKSIMGVMSLGVPKGAEIKISAEGSDETEAIQAVVEAIQNESLGVAK; encoded by the coding sequence ATTGAAAAAGTGTTTGAGATTACAAGTGATGCGGGCCTTCATGCACGACCTGCAACGGTTTTGGTTCATTCTGTTAATGCTTTTGAAAGTGATGTTAACGTTGAATATAATGGTCGTTCGGTTAATCTGAAATCAATTATGGGGGTTATGTCTTTAGGAGTTCCAAAGGGCGCAGAGATCAAGATCTCGGCAGAAGGTAGCGATGAGACTGAAGCGATTCAAGCTGTAGTTGAAGCTATTCAAAACGAATCGTTAGGTGTAGCAAAATAA
- a CDS encoding DedA family protein yields MEDILRVVIQFVRSLSYFGIVLALSCELIPAEIVLPLAGFWVYEGDMKFWLVVMAGTVGGTLGPIVLYIVGRFGGRPFLRKYGKYIFIKEKQIKSVDYFFEKYGGGVAFLGRFIPGVRTFIPIPCGIAKMNIGLFVLYTFVAMFPISFLYVWLGVKFGPRWQAVAPLANEFFLEIILIVVGLVSAFLGFKHMFKNETILNK; encoded by the coding sequence ATGGAAGATATTTTACGAGTTGTTATCCAGTTTGTGCGGAGTTTATCTTATTTTGGAATTGTTTTAGCTCTTTCCTGTGAGTTAATTCCAGCAGAGATCGTTCTTCCGTTAGCAGGGTTTTGGGTGTATGAGGGTGATATGAAGTTCTGGCTTGTAGTAATGGCCGGGACTGTCGGGGGAACTCTAGGTCCAATAGTTCTTTATATTGTTGGAAGATTTGGTGGAAGACCTTTTTTACGAAAATATGGAAAGTACATATTCATTAAAGAAAAACAAATTAAATCCGTTGATTACTTTTTTGAGAAATATGGTGGAGGAGTAGCTTTTTTGGGGAGATTTATCCCTGGGGTCAGGACGTTCATTCCAATTCCCTGTGGGATTGCAAAGATGAATATTGGTCTATTTGTCTTGTATACATTTGTTGCAATGTTTCCAATATCATTTCTCTATGTTTGGTTAGGTGTAAAATTTGGACCAAGATGGCAAGCAGTAGCACCTTTAGCAAATGAATTCTTTTTAGAGATTATCCTCATTGTTGTTGGTTTAGTAAGTGCATTTCTTGGTTTTAAGCACATGTTTAAAAATGAAACAATTCTAAATAAGTGA
- a CDS encoding ArsR/SmtB family transcription factor: MSLKVEFDYATSYEYASSLTVFLNKKSKHDLEKTWYKEVEKVLSSEFFECIDKENLLPFTSYLQLLIYFSPAKGDINAFIKWLEHLTPGQIYELLSSHLGEEIPESFETFRNYYVNLLTSWKNSYQLSADIEELLQEEVVTRRKQSVGKNSLDIIEEVTNGIRLHPDNRIEKVILVPSYHFKPLNRIYILKETIIILYAIEIENSHSGLPGPSLLRKTKALADEKRLLILKLVASKPRTFTEISKATKISKSNLHYHLTLLRTAGLIRINNYMLAQPDLYEVRLDMFVSLKEDLEHYVFK, translated from the coding sequence ATGTCACTTAAGGTTGAATTTGATTATGCTACTTCATATGAGTATGCAAGTAGCCTTACTGTCTTTTTAAATAAAAAAAGTAAACATGATCTTGAAAAGACTTGGTATAAAGAAGTTGAAAAAGTGTTATCAAGCGAATTTTTTGAGTGCATAGATAAAGAAAATTTACTACCGTTTACAAGTTATCTTCAGCTATTAATTTATTTTAGTCCTGCAAAAGGTGATATTAATGCATTTATTAAATGGCTAGAACATCTTACACCTGGCCAAATATATGAGCTTTTATCTAGCCATTTAGGAGAGGAAATCCCAGAAAGTTTCGAGACATTCCGGAATTACTACGTCAATCTGCTAACTTCTTGGAAGAATTCTTATCAGTTGAGCGCTGATATTGAGGAATTGCTACAAGAGGAGGTAGTAACTAGGCGTAAACAATCAGTGGGCAAAAATTCACTTGATATAATTGAGGAAGTAACAAACGGAATTCGACTTCACCCGGATAATAGAATTGAAAAAGTCATCTTAGTTCCTTCTTATCACTTCAAACCATTGAACCGTATATACATTTTAAAGGAAACAATCATCATCTTATATGCTATTGAAATCGAAAATTCTCATTCGGGTTTGCCAGGTCCTTCATTACTTCGTAAAACTAAGGCTCTAGCGGATGAAAAAAGATTATTGATCTTAAAATTAGTTGCAAGCAAGCCGAGAACGTTTACAGAAATATCTAAAGCAACAAAAATCTCGAAAAGTAACCTTCATTACCATTTAACGCTACTTAGAACAGCAGGTTTAATTCGAATTAACAATTATATGTTAGCTCAACCAGACTTATATGAGGTTAGGCTAGATATGTTTGTTTCTTTAAAGGAAGATTTGGAGCATTACGTATTTAAATAG
- a CDS encoding calcium/sodium antiporter, producing the protein MNYLLLLVGFGLLIKGADYFVTGSSNIASLLRVPPILIGLTIVAFGTSSPEATVSIIAALEGSSGVALGNVVGSNIFNITLVIGLTALINPLKVESETIRKEIPFALLGSVVLLVLISDVVLQTLSSNLLTRSDGFILLLFFAVFMYYIFEVVRKSRDKSTVVPQQPNVTWRKNVVFTLVGLGAIIFGGDLVVRNSTEIAFSLGMSETLVGLTIVAIGTSLPELVTSITAAIKKQSEIALGNIVGSNIFNIFFVLGTSAAISPLLVSSKIFIDVLLMIILTILLLLFSRTRYAVGKYEGAILAASYLLYLVYIIIRN; encoded by the coding sequence ATGAACTATCTTTTACTACTTGTTGGATTTGGACTTTTAATTAAAGGTGCTGATTATTTTGTTACTGGTTCTTCAAACATTGCCAGTTTGCTGCGTGTCCCACCTATATTAATTGGTTTAACGATTGTTGCTTTTGGAACAAGTTCACCAGAGGCGACAGTTAGTATTATAGCTGCACTTGAGGGGAGTAGCGGTGTAGCTTTGGGAAATGTCGTAGGGAGTAATATATTTAATATTACTCTTGTCATTGGATTGACTGCCTTGATAAATCCTCTAAAAGTGGAAAGCGAAACAATACGTAAAGAAATTCCATTCGCCCTTTTGGGGAGTGTAGTTCTACTAGTCCTCATTAGTGATGTTGTCCTGCAAACGCTAAGTTCTAACCTGTTGACCCGTTCTGATGGGTTTATCTTGTTATTATTTTTTGCTGTATTTATGTATTACATTTTTGAAGTTGTTCGGAAAAGCCGTGATAAAAGCACTGTTGTTCCGCAACAACCAAATGTAACATGGCGAAAAAATGTTGTTTTTACTCTAGTTGGTCTTGGAGCAATTATTTTTGGTGGTGATCTTGTTGTAAGGAATAGCACAGAAATTGCGTTTTCACTAGGAATGAGTGAAACATTGGTGGGATTAACGATTGTAGCTATTGGAACTTCTTTACCTGAGTTAGTCACCTCAATTACTGCTGCTATTAAAAAACAAAGTGAAATTGCTCTTGGGAATATTGTGGGTAGTAACATTTTTAATATCTTCTTTGTTCTTGGTACTTCTGCAGCCATATCCCCATTGCTTGTTAGTAGCAAGATCTTTATCGATGTTTTGTTAATGATTATTTTAACAATTTTACTCTTACTATTTTCGAGAACAAGATACGCAGTTGGTAAATATGAAGGCGCAATACTAGCAGCATCATACCTATTATATTTGGTTTATATCATCATTCGAAATTGA